One Thauera sp. K11 DNA window includes the following coding sequences:
- a CDS encoding ArsR/SmtB family transcription factor has protein sequence MALNKRDQRFIQEGAAKAAAMLRAIGNEHRMLVLCLLIQHEELTVGAMLEHVSLSQSALSQHLAKMREEGLVTFRRESQTLHYRIDNPDVEKLMTTLKAMFCP, from the coding sequence GTGGCACTGAACAAGAGAGACCAGCGATTCATCCAGGAAGGTGCAGCCAAGGCGGCGGCGATGCTGCGCGCTATCGGCAACGAGCACCGGATGTTGGTGCTGTGTCTGCTGATCCAGCACGAAGAACTGACTGTGGGCGCGATGCTGGAGCATGTGTCGCTGAGCCAGTCAGCCCTGTCGCAGCATCTGGCGAAGATGCGCGAGGAGGGGCTCGTGACGTTCCGCCGTGAATCCCAGACCTTGCACTACCGCATCGACAACCCCGATGTGGAGAAGCTGATGACGACCCTCAAGGCCATGTTTTGCCCGTGA